One genomic segment of Panicum virgatum strain AP13 chromosome 2N, P.virgatum_v5, whole genome shotgun sequence includes these proteins:
- the LOC120662271 gene encoding serine/threonine-protein kinase PBL27-like, translating into MESCFPCLGGAKKKRPPEKPQIPSSSEKPNLGPSPSVMKQDSLEVNKDAANKDIVLSNGSDHHQIAAQTFTFRDLAVATRNFRPDCLLGGGGFGRVYKGYLNCVNQVVAIKQLDRNGLQGNREFLVEVLMLSLLHHPNLVSLIGYCADGDQRLLVYEYMPLGSLEDHLHDPSPDKAQLDWNTRMKIAAGAAKGLEYLHDKASPPVIYRDLKCSNILLGEGYHPKLSDFGLAKLGPVGDKTHVSTRVMGTYGYCAPEYAMTGQLTLKSDIYSFGHVSFKVFESEEATGLICSQIFFDLLSPSLSFWTTLLPVKAFPLLIFPSATSVSGSEASVDEPCLLESYFLPKVSILPERRR; encoded by the exons ATGGAAAGCTGCTTCCCCTGCCTCGGGGGCGCCAAGAAGAAGAGGCCGCCGGAGAAGCCTCAGATCCCATCCTCCTCAG AGAAACCCAACCTGGGGCCATCGCCCAGTGTGATGAAGCAGGACTCGTTGGAGGTGAACAAGGACGCTGCAAATAAGGACATCGTCTTGAGCAATGGATCTGACCATCACCAAATCGCTGCGCAGACCTTCACTTTCAGGGACCTCGCGGTGGCCACAAGGAACTTCAGACCTGATTGCCTTCTTGGTGGGGGTGGATTTGGCCGAGTGTATAAAGGCTATCTGAACTGTGTCAACCAG GTTGTTGCTATAAAGCAGCTTGACCGTAACGGATTACAAGGCAACAGGGAGTTTCTTGTAGAAGTTCTGATGCTAAGCTTGCTGCATCACCCAAATCTTGTCAGCCTTATTGGCTACTGTGCCGATGGCGATCAGAGGCTCTTGGTTTATGAATATATGCCTCTAGGTTCTCTTGAGGATCACCTTCATG ATCCTTCCCCAGATAAGGCGCAGCTTGATTGGAATACAAGGATGAAGATAGCTGCTGGTGCAGCGAAAGGTCTAGAGTATTTACATGACAAAGCCAGTCCTCCTGTCATATACCGTGACTTGAAATGTTCGAACATCTTGCTTGGAGAGGGTTATCACCCAAAGCTTTCTGATTTTGGATTGGCAAAGCTTGGTCCAGTCGGTGATAAAACTCATGTTTCCACAAGAGTGATGGGGACATATGGGTATTGTGCCCCTGAGTATGCTATGACCGGACAGTTGACCCTAAAGTCAGACATTTATAGTTTTGGACATGTTTCCTTCAAAGTGTTCGAGTCAGAGGAAGCAACTGGACTAATCTGCTCACAGATATTTTTTGATTTACTATCTCCAAGTCTTTCCTTCTGGACCACACTGCTCCCAGTAAAAGCATTTCCATTACTAATATTTCCCTCGGCAACTTCCGTTAGTGGCTCAGAAGCTTCAGTTGATGAACCTTGTTTATTAGAGTCATACTTCTTGCCTAAAGTATCTATACTACCTGAGCGAAGGAGATGA
- the LOC120662270 gene encoding two-component response regulator-like PRR37 isoform X2 encodes MEGARQQPGVDGPFLRDARLLGNGAVGVAGDYGLQQGEDDLRSSDPDGPLSGPTAGLQQGDMENHQQVCWERVLQKKTIKVLLVESDDSTRQVVSALLRHCMYEVIPAENGQQAWSYLEDMQNSIDLVLAEVFMPGVSGISLLSRIMSHNICKNIPMIMMSSNDAMGTVFKCLSKGAVDFLVKPIRKNELKNLWQHVWRRCHSSSGSGSESGIQTQECAKSKSGDESDNNSGSNEDEDDDDASMGLNARDGSDNGSGTQAQSSWTKRAVEIDSPQAMSPDQLADPPDSTCAQVIHPKSEICSNRWLPGTNSRNFKKQKDTNDVGKDLEIGAPRNLNMDRQSSPNERPIKPAENNSKESMMENLEEPTVRAADLIGSMAKNMDAHQAAKAADAPNCSSKVPEGKDMNRDNVSPLLELSLKRSRSSADCANTVQDEQRNILRRSDPSAFTRYHTSVASNQGGTGFVGSCSPHDNSSEAMKTDSTYNMKSNSDAAPIKQVSNGSSNNNDMGSTTKNVVTKPTANERVMSPSAIKANAHTSAFHPVHHWMVPANAAGKVKADEMANNATKHGHPGEVQSNLVQHPSQMLYVHFDVSRENGGSGALQCGSSNVFDPPLEGQAANYGVIGSNSGSNNGTNGQNGSTAGASMAAANGERTNTEIANGAIEKGGPGCGNGSGSGNGNDTYVKRFAPAITPREARLMKYWEKKKDRNFGKKVACFQLNVSIGSDLGPSHLFQRNYKHYVSTANR; translated from the exons ATGGAAGGTGCCCGTCAGCAACCGGGCGTGGACGGACCTTTCCTCAGAGATGCCAGACTGCTTGGGAACGGCGCCGTGGGTGTGGCTGGAGACTATGGGCTCCAGCAGGGGGAGGACGACTTGAGGAGCAGTGATCCGGATGGCCCGCTCAGCGGGCCAACCGCTGGTCTGCAGCAGGGTGACATGGAAAACCACCAGCAGGTCTGTTGGGAGCGCGTCCTCCAGAAGAAGACTATCAAAGTCTTGCTCGTGGAGAGTGATGATTCAACTAGGCAGGTGGTCAGTGCCCTGCTTCGTCACTGCATGTATGAAG TTATCCCGGCCGAAAACGGTCAGCAAGCATGGAGTTATCTTGAAGATATGCAAAACAGCATAGATCTTGTTTTGGCTGAGGTTTTTATGCCTGGTGTATCTGGAATATCTCTGCTGAGTAGGATCATGAGCCACAATATTTGCAAGAATATTCCAATGATTA TGATGTCTTCGAATGATGCCATGGGTACTGTCTTTAAATGTTTGTCAAAAGGTGCTGTTGACTTTTTAGTCAAGCCTATACGTAAGAATGAACTTAAGAACCTTTGGCAGCATGTGTGGAGACGGTGCCACAGT TCCAGTGGTAGTGGAAGCGAAAGTGGCATTCAGACACAGGAGTGTGCCAAATCAAAAAGCGGTGATGAATCCGATAACAACAGTGGTAGCAATGAAGACGAAGACGACGATGACGCAAGCATGGGACTTAATGCAAGGGATGGCAGTGATAATGGCAGTGGCACTCAA GCGCAGAGCTCGTGGACTAAGCGTGCTGTGGAGATTGACAGTCCACAGGCTATGTCTCCAGATCAGTTAGCTGATCCACCTGATAGCACTTGTGCACAAGTGATCCACCCAAAATCGGAGATATGTAGCAACAGATGGCTACCAGGTACAAACAGCAGGAACTTCAAGAAGCAAAAAGACACTAATG ACGTGGGGAAGGACTTGGAGATAGGTGCCCCTAGAAATTTAAATATGGATCGTCAATCTTCCCCAAACGAGAGACCCATCAAACCAGCAGAAAACAATTCAAAGGAGTCaatgatggaaaatttggaggaGCCAACTGTTCGAGCTGCTGATCTAATTGGTTCGATGGCCAAAAACATGGATGCCCACCAGGCAGCAAAAGCTGCAGATGCCCCTAATTGCTCTTCCAAAGTGCCAGAAGGGAAAGATATGAACCGTGATAATGTTTCGCCATTACTTGAGTTGAGTTTGAAGAGGTCGAGATCATCTGCAGATTGTGCCAATACAGTCCAAGATGAACAACGGAATATATTAAGACGATCAGATCCCTCAGCATTCACAAG GTACCATACATCTGTGGCTTCCAATCAAGGTGGGACAGGATTTGTCGGGAGCTGTTCGCCGCATGATAACAGCTCTGAAGCTATGAAAACGGACTCTACTTACAACATGAAGTCAAATTCAGATGCTGCTCCGATAAAACAAGTCTCCAATGGCAGTAGCAATAACAATGACATGGGTTCCACTACAAAGAATGTTGTGACAAAGCCTACTGCAAATGAGAGAGTGATGTCACCCTCAGCTATTAAGGCTAATGCACACACATCAGCGTTTCATCCTGTGCATCACTGGATGGTTCCAGCTAATGCAGCAGGAAAAGTGAAGGCTGATGAAATGGCAAACAATGCAACTAAGCATGGTCACCCTGGTGAAGTGCAAAGCAACCTCGTGCAACACCCTAGTCAAATGCTTTATGTCCATTTTGATGTGTCACGGGAGAATGGTGGGTCAGGAGCTCTGCAATGTGGTTCCTCCAACGTATTTGATCCTCCACTTGAAGGTCAAGCTGCCAACTATGGTGTGATTGGGAGCAACTCAGGCAGTAACAATGGAACCAATGGGCAGAATGGAAGCACCGCTGGTGCAAGTATGGCTGCTGCAAATGGTGAAAGGACAAACACGGAGATTGCTAATGGTGCCATTGAAAAAGGTGGACCTGGATGTGGCAATGGGAGTGGAAGTGGCAACGGCAATGACACATATGTGAAACGCTTCGCCCCAGCCATTACACCCCGAGAAGCACGACTGATGAAATAttgggagaaaaagaaagatcgaaACTTTGGGAAAAAGGTAGCCTGTTTTCAATTGAATGTTTCTATAGGCAGTGATTTAGGACCTTCTCAT TTGTTTCAAAGGAATTATAAACATTATGTTTCTACTGCAAATAGgtaa
- the LOC120662270 gene encoding two-component response regulator-like PRR37 isoform X1 — translation MEGARQQPGVDGPFLRDARLLGNGAVGVAGDYGLQQGEDDLRSSDPDGPLSGPTAGLQQGDMENHQQVCWERVLQKKTIKVLLVESDDSTRQVVSALLRHCMYEVIPAENGQQAWSYLEDMQNSIDLVLAEVFMPGVSGISLLSRIMSHNICKNIPMIMMSSNDAMGTVFKCLSKGAVDFLVKPIRKNELKNLWQHVWRRCHSSSGSGSESGIQTQECAKSKSGDESDNNSGSNEDEDDDDASMGLNARDGSDNGSGTQAQSSWTKRAVEIDSPQAMSPDQLADPPDSTCAQVIHPKSEICSNRWLPGTNSRNFKKQKDTNDVGKDLEIGAPRNLNMDRQSSPNERPIKPAENNSKESMMENLEEPTVRAADLIGSMAKNMDAHQAAKAADAPNCSSKVPEGKDMNRDNVSPLLELSLKRSRSSADCANTVQDEQRNILRRSDPSAFTRYHTSVASNQGGTGFVGSCSPHDNSSEAMKTDSTYNMKSNSDAAPIKQVSNGSSNNNDMGSTTKNVVTKPTANERVMSPSAIKANAHTSAFHPVHHWMVPANAAGKVKADEMANNATKHGHPGEVQSNLVQHPSQMLYVHFDVSRENGGSGALQCGSSNVFDPPLEGQAANYGVIGSNSGSNNGTNGQNGSTAGASMAAANGERTNTEIANGAIEKGGPGCGNGSGSGNGNDTYVKRFAPAITPREARLMKYWEKKKDRNFGKKVRYQSRKRLADQRPRVRGQFVKQDQGRREGAGDR, via the exons ATGGAAGGTGCCCGTCAGCAACCGGGCGTGGACGGACCTTTCCTCAGAGATGCCAGACTGCTTGGGAACGGCGCCGTGGGTGTGGCTGGAGACTATGGGCTCCAGCAGGGGGAGGACGACTTGAGGAGCAGTGATCCGGATGGCCCGCTCAGCGGGCCAACCGCTGGTCTGCAGCAGGGTGACATGGAAAACCACCAGCAGGTCTGTTGGGAGCGCGTCCTCCAGAAGAAGACTATCAAAGTCTTGCTCGTGGAGAGTGATGATTCAACTAGGCAGGTGGTCAGTGCCCTGCTTCGTCACTGCATGTATGAAG TTATCCCGGCCGAAAACGGTCAGCAAGCATGGAGTTATCTTGAAGATATGCAAAACAGCATAGATCTTGTTTTGGCTGAGGTTTTTATGCCTGGTGTATCTGGAATATCTCTGCTGAGTAGGATCATGAGCCACAATATTTGCAAGAATATTCCAATGATTA TGATGTCTTCGAATGATGCCATGGGTACTGTCTTTAAATGTTTGTCAAAAGGTGCTGTTGACTTTTTAGTCAAGCCTATACGTAAGAATGAACTTAAGAACCTTTGGCAGCATGTGTGGAGACGGTGCCACAGT TCCAGTGGTAGTGGAAGCGAAAGTGGCATTCAGACACAGGAGTGTGCCAAATCAAAAAGCGGTGATGAATCCGATAACAACAGTGGTAGCAATGAAGACGAAGACGACGATGACGCAAGCATGGGACTTAATGCAAGGGATGGCAGTGATAATGGCAGTGGCACTCAA GCGCAGAGCTCGTGGACTAAGCGTGCTGTGGAGATTGACAGTCCACAGGCTATGTCTCCAGATCAGTTAGCTGATCCACCTGATAGCACTTGTGCACAAGTGATCCACCCAAAATCGGAGATATGTAGCAACAGATGGCTACCAGGTACAAACAGCAGGAACTTCAAGAAGCAAAAAGACACTAATG ACGTGGGGAAGGACTTGGAGATAGGTGCCCCTAGAAATTTAAATATGGATCGTCAATCTTCCCCAAACGAGAGACCCATCAAACCAGCAGAAAACAATTCAAAGGAGTCaatgatggaaaatttggaggaGCCAACTGTTCGAGCTGCTGATCTAATTGGTTCGATGGCCAAAAACATGGATGCCCACCAGGCAGCAAAAGCTGCAGATGCCCCTAATTGCTCTTCCAAAGTGCCAGAAGGGAAAGATATGAACCGTGATAATGTTTCGCCATTACTTGAGTTGAGTTTGAAGAGGTCGAGATCATCTGCAGATTGTGCCAATACAGTCCAAGATGAACAACGGAATATATTAAGACGATCAGATCCCTCAGCATTCACAAG GTACCATACATCTGTGGCTTCCAATCAAGGTGGGACAGGATTTGTCGGGAGCTGTTCGCCGCATGATAACAGCTCTGAAGCTATGAAAACGGACTCTACTTACAACATGAAGTCAAATTCAGATGCTGCTCCGATAAAACAAGTCTCCAATGGCAGTAGCAATAACAATGACATGGGTTCCACTACAAAGAATGTTGTGACAAAGCCTACTGCAAATGAGAGAGTGATGTCACCCTCAGCTATTAAGGCTAATGCACACACATCAGCGTTTCATCCTGTGCATCACTGGATGGTTCCAGCTAATGCAGCAGGAAAAGTGAAGGCTGATGAAATGGCAAACAATGCAACTAAGCATGGTCACCCTGGTGAAGTGCAAAGCAACCTCGTGCAACACCCTAGTCAAATGCTTTATGTCCATTTTGATGTGTCACGGGAGAATGGTGGGTCAGGAGCTCTGCAATGTGGTTCCTCCAACGTATTTGATCCTCCACTTGAAGGTCAAGCTGCCAACTATGGTGTGATTGGGAGCAACTCAGGCAGTAACAATGGAACCAATGGGCAGAATGGAAGCACCGCTGGTGCAAGTATGGCTGCTGCAAATGGTGAAAGGACAAACACGGAGATTGCTAATGGTGCCATTGAAAAAGGTGGACCTGGATGTGGCAATGGGAGTGGAAGTGGCAACGGCAATGACACATATGTGAAACGCTTCGCCCCAGCCATTACACCCCGAGAAGCACGACTGATGAAATAttgggagaaaaagaaagatcgaaACTTTGGGAAAAAG GTGCGGTACCAGAGCAGAAAGAGGTTGGCCGATCAGCGGCCACGGGTCCGTGGACAGTTCGTGAAGCAAGATCAGGGCAGACGGGAAGGAGCTGGAGATAGATGA
- the LOC120662981 gene encoding protein NETWORKED 2D-like, translating to MENRVKIMLKLLGQEADSFGKRAEMYYRTRPEVISHVEQVYRAYRALVERYDHISKELHKANHTIATACPEEVQYAMLQEDDEDGDLPKAITPINSNKIHKSSVEEILNRKRQGPSGQNKLASAPHMTTEEAQEEISRLQKAILVLQTEKEYVKSSYESGIARCWEIEKQIADSQQEICLIQDKFDAHAAIHDDEARALMTIAALRSCQGTISRLVRHFEELVRIAAMESEKTKSLQAQLYAMNGNTATPPGDASSINTLVSTRVCPVTQRILELQPVYEKIDNFFANSSESSSEAIADNVDELVDKVVSLELKFPKQSAQINQLKQENENLKNKLDELQDEMALRDDQSDLNAHLKLLEDELNGARILERSIVEDEVSISVCFSEVLSCIINISKALGSLDPEDLYNLSTDVGDGAMVSTDMNLEYFTEKSKSGQFIDIEAPTLSDRLGQDREDASEVVNDNGNDGIHGSKNEMRMVLITQARAMQISHRKKYARVHQKMRVEVETLLKVIFLKVNIH from the exons ATGGAGAATCGAGTCAAGATCATGCTTAAACTCCTCGGGCAGGAGGCCGATTCCTTTGGCAAGAGGGCCGAGATGTACTACCGCACAAGACCGGAGGTGATAAGCCATGTGGAGCAAGTCTACAGGGCCTACAGAGCCCTCGTTGAACGCTACGACCATATATCCAAGGAGCTCCATAAGGCCAACCACACTATTGCTACCGCATGTCCAGAGGAGGTGCAATATGCAATGTTACAAGAGGATGATGAAGATGGTGACCTCCCCAAAGCAATCACACCAATCAACTCGAACAAGATACACAAGTCCTCGGTTGAAGAAATTCTCAACAGAAAGAGACAAGGTCCGTCAGGCCAGAACAAGCTAGCCTCTGCTCCACACATGACCACAGAGGAGGCACAAGAGGAGATCAGCAGACTTCAGAAGGCTATACTTGTCCTGCAAACCGAGAAAGAATATGTTAAGAGTTCTTATGAGAGTGGCATTGCTAGGTGCTGGGAGATTGAGAAGCAGATTGCAGATTCGCAGCAGGAAATTTGTCTCATTCAAGACAAATTCGACGCTCATGCAGCCATTCACGATGATGAAGCACGTGCTTTGATGACAATAGCAGCTCTTAGATCTTGTCAGGGTACCATATCTCGGCTGGTACGTCATTTTGAGGAGTTGGTTAGGATTGCAGCCATGGAGTCCGAAAAGACAAAGTCTCTCCAAGCACAGTTGTATGCTATGAATGGCAACACTGCCACACCTCCAGGAGACGCTAGCAGCATTAACACGTTGGTGAGCACAAGGGTTTGTCCAGTCACCCAGAGAATACTTGAGTTGCAGCCCGTATATGAAAAAATTGACAATTTTTTTGCCAACAGTTCTGAATCCTCTTCAGAGGCGATTGCAGATAATGTTGATGAACTTGTTGATAAAGTTGTCAGCTTGGAGCTCAAGTTCCCAAAACAGTCAGCACAAATCAATCAACTGAAACAAGAGAATGAGAACCTCAAGAATAAATTGGATGAGTTACAAGACGAGATGGCACTTCGTGATGACCAAAGCGATTTAAATGCACACCTCAAGCTATTAGAGGACGAGTTGAATGGTGCCCGAATTCTTGAAAGATCAATTGTTGAGGATGAAGTTTCTATCAGCGTATGCTTTTCTGAAGTCCTTAGTTGCATAATTAATATCTCAAAGGCACTTGGATCTTTAGACCCTGAAGACCTGTATAATTTGTCGACTGATGTAGGAGATGGTGCAATGGTTTCAACAGATATGAACCTGGAGTACTTTACGGAAAAGAGCAAGAGTGGGCAATTCATAGACATAGAGGCACCAACTCTAAGTGATCGTTTGGgtcaagatagagaagatgccTCGGAAGTTGTAAATGATAATGGTAATGATGGCATCCATGGATCTAAGAATG AAATGAGAATGGTGTTGATAACTCAGGCAAGGGCAATGCAGATATCTCATCGGAAGAAGTATGCCAGGGTTCATCAGAAAATGAGAGTGGAAGTGGAAACTTTGCTCAAGGTAATATTTTTAAAGGTGAATATCCATTGA
- the LOC120662272 gene encoding glutathione S-transferase T3-like, whose translation MEDNLNIPITQGIISEGQQAHVEVQPSRNTKGSKRTKNFDWKEDEVVCSGWLNVSKDPINGANQSRSTFWSRVHAFFEEHKQTAAVRTESSIMHRWLTIQSQVNKYCCCYDKIERRNQSGQTIQDKISEASKLYQGLDNDNKSFTLIHCWNILKEEDKWKAKRIELAELEKLSNKKKQKSRPRDTEGTNNDEDAAKEVAPETEASKRPPGVKKAKEALRRGGGGDACMEALDKMWSKNDSC comes from the exons ATGGAGGACAACCTCAACATTCCGATCACACAAGGCATTATTTCCGAAGGTCAACAAGCCCATGTGGAAGTGCAGCCAAGTCGCAACACAAAGGGATCCAAGAGGACAAAAAATTTTGATTGGAAGGAAGACGAAGTTGTATGCTCTGGTTGGTTGAACGTTAGCAAAGATCCCATTAACGGTGCCAATCAATCTCGTTCCACATTTTGGAGTAGAGTTCATGCTTTCTTTGAGGAACACAAGCAAACTGCAGCTGTGAGGACAGAGAGTTCCATTATGCATAGGTGGCTGACAATTCAGTCACAAGTGAACAAGTATTGTTGTTGCTATGATAAGATTGAGCGTAGGAATCAAAGTGGACAAACTATCCAAGACAAG ATTTCAGAAGCATCCAAGTTGTACCAGGGATTAGACAATGATAATAAGTCATTCACTCTTATACATTGTTGGAATATATTGAAGGAGGAGGACAAGTGGAAAGCCAAGAGGATTGAACTTGCCGAGCTGGAAAAACTATCAAACAAGAAAAAACAGAAGTCCAGACCAAGGGATACAGAAGGCACCAACAATGATGAAGATGCAGCAAAGGAAGTTGCTCCAGAAACCGAAGCAAGCAAAAGGCCACCGGGGGTAAAGAAGGCAAAAGAAGCACTTaggcgaggcggtggtggtgatGCTTGCATGGAAGCTTTGGACAAGATGTGGTCCAAGAATGATAGCTGCTAG